The segment TTTTTTTAAGATGGCTCAATGGCTGTGTCCATtcttagactgtattgatctcctttaaaaggtgaaatacatgaattttttttttttttactaaatgatagtttatagctaaGCAAATCATATCTTAGAAATTTAGGCAgatctgattttttttgttgaccatccagcctccttaagatTTCTCTTAATCAAATAGGAAGATGTTATAGTACACCATGCAAAGGTTGtacttaaaaagtataaaacacGGACAAAGTTAAATACCGGTTAAAAGTCAATGTTAGTCACATTACCTTATTGAGCCAgacataatgtacatgtagatatatcaACATACATACATTTTGAGAGTTACCAGTCTTGATACATGAGTTCAGGCCTTATTAACAGGCATGAGTATATAAGCAAGTGCATGGTCATCATGATgatgaactttaaaaatatgaaaacttgtACTGCCAATGTTTAGAAtacaaatttaagaaatttagaACTTGTGGATGCatcttcagatttttaaatcatgCATTATTGAGTCATTATTACAGAAATAAAGGAAGGactcaaaatatgtttatatataatgtaGTGCTATTTACCAAATTCTCCAGAGAAACGTACTCCTTAAAATTGTTTaagataaaataacaaaataaaaaaggaatgacacattttccaaatattatcataaataactcaaaataatgaaatataaataaaaggtttatGAAATGTTCAATGCAATAATGGGCGACatcataaataataatataccgGTAGTTATACTTTGACAGTGTCATTGATGCTGTCACACATATAGTGTCAATGATGCTGTCACACATAGACAGTGTCATTGATGCTATCACACATAGAAAGTGTCATTGATGCTATCACACATACACAGTGTCATTGATGCTGTCACACATAGACAGTGTCATTGATGCTATCACACATAGACAGTGTCATTGATGCTGTCACACGTAGACAGTGTCATTGATGCTTTCACAAATAGACAGTGTCATTGATGCTGTCACACATAGACAGTGTCATTGATGCTGTCACACATAGACAGTGTCATTGATGCTTTCACACATAGACAACATCACTGATGCTATCACACATAGACAGTGTCATTGATTCTGTCACACAAAGACAGTGTCATTGATGCTTTCACACATAGACAGTGTCATTGATGCTGTCACACATAGACAGTGTCATTGATGTTATCACACATAGACAGTGTCATTGATGCTATCACACATAGACAGTGTCATTGATGATGTCACACATAGACAGTGTCATTGATGCTTTCACACATAGACAGTGCCATTGATGCTGTCACACATAGACAGTGTCATTGATGCTGTCACACATAGACAGTGTCATTGATGCTTTCACACATAGACAACATCACTGATGCTATCACACATAGACAGTGTCATTGATTCTGTCACACAAAGACAGTGTCATTGATGCTTTCACACATAGACAGTGTCATTGATGCTGTCACACATAGACAGTGTCATTGATGTTATCACACATAGACAGTGTCATTGATGCTATCACACGTAGACAGTGTCATTGATGCTGTCACACATAGACAACATCACTGATGCTGTCACACATAGACAGTGTCATTGATGCTTTCACACATAGACAACATCACTGATGCTGTCACACATAGACAGTGTCACTGAAGGTGTCACAAATAGACAGTGTCACTGATGCTGTCACACATAGACAGTGTCACTGATGCTGTCACACATAGACAGTGTCATTGATGCAATTACACATAGACAACATCACTGATGCTGTCACACAAGGACAACATCACTGATGCTGTCACACATAGACAACATCACTGATGCTGTCACACATAGACAGTGTCATTGATGCTGTCACACATAAACAGTGCCATTGATGCTGTCACACATAGACAAAATCACTGATGCTGTCACACATAGACAGTGTCACTGATGTTATCACACATAGACAGTGTCATTGATGCTATCAAACGTAGACAGTGTCATTGATGCTGTCACACATAGACAACATCACTGATGCTGTCACACATAGACAGTGTCATTGATGCTTTCACACATAGACAACATCACTGATGCTGTCACACATAGACAGTGTCACTGAAGGTGTCACAAATAGACAGTGTCATTGATGCTATCACACATAGACAACATCACTGATGCTGTCACACATAGACAGTGTCATTGATGCTGTCACACATAGACAACATCACTGATGCTGTCACACATAGACAGTGTCACTGATGCTGTCACACATAGACAGTGTCACTGATGCTGTCACACATAGACAGTGTCATTGATGCTATCACACATAAACAAAATCACTGATGCTGTCACACATAGACAGTGTCACTGATGCTGTCACACATAGACAGTGTCATTGATGCAATTACACATAGACAACATCACTGATGCTGTCACACAAAGACAACATCACTGATGCTGTCACACATAGACAACATCACTGATGCTGTCACACATAGACAGTGTCATTGATGCTGTCACACATAAACAGTGCCATTGATGCTGTCACACATAGACAAAATCACTGATGCTGTCACACATAGACAGTGTCACTGATGCTGTCACACATAGACAGTGCCATTGATGCTTTCACACATAGACAAAATCACTGATGCTGTCACACATAGACAGTGTCACTGATGCTGTCACACATAGACAGTGTCATTGATGCTTTCACACATAGACCACATCACTGATGCTGTCACACATAGACAACATCACTGATGCTGTCACACATAGACAGTGCCATTGATGCTTTCACACATAGACAGTGTCATTGATGTTATCACACATAGACAGTGTCACTGATGCTGTCACACATAGACAGTGTCATTGATGCTTTCACACATAGACAGTGTCATTGATGCTATCACACAGACAGTATCATTGATGCTATCATGCAATATGATGCTGTCACACATAGATTACATATATGATTGTTGTTACAtttaatcattaattttaaGGGGGATGTGTGGCCAGATACAAAAGATACAACTTATATtagcaaaattcaaactttttctcaacaaatggttgtagagaggataCCAATAAACCCCCATTAAtactttttcagatttttaaattttcaaaataagtctgcagctgcgcagttcgacaactgttctgagtgattaaaaaggcattattctgttcttgtatgcatacatttcaaacaaaatggcaTGTAgaacttcatatttattgctttcatatcttttggcaacaatTTTGaccagtttcgggcagaaacaagccagttcaagaaatgtttacattcttatcctcaaatgtacaagatggtcACACATCCCACTTAAACTGATTTAGTGTCATTGACACTATCACTCTATTAATTGGGTTTTTCTGTCTGTGACTAAGTATCAGTAAATTTACTCTGTCTAGAGTATTGAACTGCAATAATACAATGTTAATGTCACATTATATTGAATGCTGTGTGTATCAACATAATGATGATGTCACATTTTAGATTTAGAGTTGGTCCATTTGTTGATGATGTCACACAATAGTGCATGTTGTTTGTGCCCATAAATTGATGATTCACTATACAGAGCATGTTGCATTACAGCATACACCTATACATTGATGATGTCATGACAGGATTAACAAATTCTTAGTGTTTAATAACTATCTATTATACTGTacatttccttataaaataaaGGCTGCATTATATATAATATCCTCTTAATACATGATAAGTGTATTGCTGTGTTTTCTTTccttaaataaatgtacttcaTCTTGTTTATCTAAACTACATGTCAATGTGGTTTCATTCATGTTCATATTAAGCAAATTTCATGGATTTAGTAAAATTCAGAGTTAGAAGGATAAGTAATTTCATGTGCAAGATTCTTTGATATGTTTTACTTtgttgaacatttatttttgtggatcacttttaacaacaaaatccacaaaaattggtctTCAAAGGAAAATGGTAAAACCACTGTAAGCATTCTGAATTTTGGAGTTAAAGGTAATTTGGAATTCATTTACACACTAAAGAGCTGTTCTTACTTGAAAAACTGCTGGTGCTACTTGATCTCTGCCGTATCACTTCGGCGGAATTTCCTGGCGAGGTCATGGATCGTCGATTACGAGTGGTCATTAGTTGTTCGACAATTGTCTGCAGAGCTTCATGTTTCTTactcaaattttgataattactGCCCAAACAAATATTGCTTAATGAAAAAATACTGGCAAAACTAATCAAAACTAATTGTTAATCAAaagttgaaaaatgaaatttatttcagGACATTATTGCCACAACATCAGATCTTTATATCAAAGTTCCTTTGAATTTAACTTTAAGATACTTATGCCAAAAATACAACATGTACCGGTTATATGAAAtcaataaacatacatgtacaatgtactagCATTGCCTaacagaaattgaaaaaatatactatattctttttaacataaaacaatctttcttataacaatatattatatttactcTGGCTCTTTACCTTAAACACAGCTCTAAAGAAGATTCCAAAGAGTTTTTGTTTCCTTCTAAAACTTCAACTCTCTTTGTCAAACTGTCCAGTTTCTCTCTAAGGCATCTGTTTTCTGATTCTAATGCTTTTGTCTAGAATATCAACATGCAcattaaatacatatgtatatgtgtgtatacatgtacatatgtatataaattataaataaactaaacCAACCATTAAGTATTATTcaagcatttttttctttttaaattcatgaactttgttttgaaggtAGATATTTTGAAAACTCTATTCATCAGGTCCTAAGCCTTGATTAGGAAAAAGTCGaagaataatacatgtatttttctttgcAAGAAAGTTGAGAAAGCATGAATAAAACCTGGATGTCACTTGACCTGGCTGTGTAAAGCAGAACTCACCTGGTCTTTGAAATCCTTCTGGCTGATGGCCTTTGGGAGGCCCCTGTAGCCACACCTCCCCTGGTGGTCACCCACTTCCTCTTGTCTGCCATGAAATTCACACCCTACAATTGCCGCAAACATTATAGCTCAACTTCTATGGTATTTACTTTTAACTGATACATTACTAAAACTATGTATTTTTTACCCATACAAGATATCCATATTGACATCACTAGACAGAGTACCTTTGTCTTTGTGTTCACATTCGAAGTAAGGACAGACTTGAAGGTGATGGTCCAGTTCTGATGATCTAAATGTTCCACAATTCTCTACATCATTGGGACAAGGTTTTGGGATAAAACTGCATTCATTTTCATGTTGATGTCGATTTCCTAAAACAttaacagatacatgtataagtatacatgcatatgaaatAGATATCAATTGTTCATTTACCATAAATaatagggctgggacgatactgtactgagccgattcggtacatatcacgatacataagatgcgatacgatacatatcacgatacattgcaattaaatgaaaacatgaataaaagttttaaaatgtattcaacctgccgatgtattaccgcatgtccaaagttattttgttatattcataatgagcgttgcacaatttacaaattactttagtctcgTGTACACTAGTTTTTCAGAAACAAGTACtccaaaagttttccacactccatatttagcttcctaacagttttgacaaccttacgaggttttccgccatctttgtactttcatattaggcgcgcggacttaaaatagccgatataagaagctcggatatttttgaaaaataaaaaagttcggtaaggtatcgttgtattaatggtaaatgtatcgatccaaatatcgtcaaaataaataccgcgatgcaccggtgcatcggtggatcgtcccatccctaaTAAATAACTCCTAATATGGAAAagtaacatcaaataaattctACATTTTCTGCCTGCATTTGACACATGAGATAatcttatatttattaataaatacaagttTGTGAAAGACAATGCTATAGACATAAAATAGCAATGTACATCATAATTATGCATGATTCACAACTAAAATAAGATCTGTACCGGTAcctagaaaaattattttgaaaaaaaacccaacatatAATTACCAATGGCAATTTGTTCTTGGCAGCCAGTAGGGTCTACTACATAAATTCCATTCTCCTTTCTAATTCCGTACTTGCAATAAATCAGAAGTTCATCTATTTGACCAACAACAAGCCTGTAatcacaaaacatttttttctctccaaaacACAGTGTCAATGTCACGCAATAAAACCACTCTTTCATCTGAGCATATACACTGTATGTACGtccataaaaattttaacattttccataatcaatatgtattaaattaaaactgttgttctttaaaattcccaatattaaagtaaaactGATATGTCTACTCCTATGCAGAgatttgtgggggggggggggggggtgaaatattttgaagaGCACCTGTTTACTATTAGCTGACTGGCATCACAAGGTTCGTTATCTACGGGACACTGAGAACATCCGCTGGCACAATTCTTACAAAACGTGTGTCCACATTTGATGTTAATGACGGGGTTCCTGTACAGCTGTCCGCACACTGGGCACAGAAAGTGAGGGGTCAGTTTGTTCACCAGCAGAATAGGTTCCGTCTCGTTGTCATTTGTATTAGAAGCCATGTCAAAACACccgatttttttcttgtttttagaCACAAAAAATCCCGTTAATTTTTGCGTTTCATCCTGAAATAAAACGGGGAATACCGGGAAATGTATTGTGTTTACATAACTCTTTTGTACTAGGaggaaaaataatatcataagaaagtaaaaacaaaaccaaactgAATGTATAATCCCGGAATAGTCATGGTCACAACTGACTAAAACATGCTTAGAATTGATATACTTTTgctatttttttcttccataaaTAGAGCCCTTCTATCCCCTTAGACCAATCTGCCTCAAACATCACCCTAGTCCGAAATATAACAtcacccacagagtgcctttggaTATTAAAGGGCATGCACTGTGCAGTGCACTCTACTGTCTCTAGTCTGTCGTTTTCCTTGCTTTTGTGGCGATTTCGATATTTTACGTTTTCCTGGCAAGTGAAATATGgaaatcgttaaaaaaaaaggtCTGGGAAACGTTAGACTAGTGCACACATGCAGTGACTTTAAATCGGTCTATATAGGGTTGATAAGTTTTAGCAGACATGTGTAAAACCTTTGTCAgataatgcatatatatatatgctttcTCTCCTTAGACTAATCCTCTCCTGTAAAATGCCTTGGGTAAAAGGACAGGGTCATGACCCTCACAGTtcctaggtcaaggtcatatcagtcCTCTTTGAAACACACTTGTTAATCCTATCTAATACTTTACATAGTAATTC is part of the Magallana gigas chromosome 3, xbMagGiga1.1, whole genome shotgun sequence genome and harbors:
- the LOC105328601 gene encoding E3 ubiquitin-protein ligase TRAF7 isoform X3, with product MASNTNDNETEPILLVNKLTPHFLCPVCGQLYRNPVINIKCGHTFCKNCASGCSQCPVDNEPCDASQLIVNRLVVGQIDELLIYCKYGIRKENGIYVVDPTGCQEQIAIGNRHQHENECSFIPKPCPNDVENCGTFRSSELDHHLQVCPYFECEHKDKGCEFHGRQEEVGDHQGRCGYRGLPKAISQKDFKDQTKALESENRCLREKLDSLTKRVEVLEGNKNSLESSLELCLSNYQNLSKKHEALQTIVEQLMTTRNRRSMTSPGNSAEVIRQRSSSTSSFSRVRFSGEFGPKLSPLANSKTESWKMPFQFKCIGSLRGHKKVVWCLALYKQRLYSSGADNLIKAWDLDVLTNGCIKTMEGHTGVVHSMATYENSLVSGGEDLSIRVWNLDSHTEENCIFVWDMKTLSLVHTISGLHHWVRALVVSQDKECLYSGCHNTIGIWSTSGSFQHLGNIPHNYGSIYSLAITHEFLIAGTYNRNIQVFNLSNNQHVFSLRGHIGVVTSLTVTPSGHFLVSSSSDQTIMIWNLENMLPIQTLHRHESGVNAVILFRDFLLSGSEDNEIKLFQYFQMQMGFALQT